The Pseudomonadota bacterium genomic sequence CGGCGCGAATCAGGCGTTGTCTTACATCGTATTCAAGCGGGACCTCGCGGCTTTCAACAGGGAATTCCCGAGCTGACGCTGCTCGTGGACGAGCCGCATACACACCTGCCTTATGTCGTAGCGGAGGAGTGAATTTTCGACAACTGCTACCCGATGTGTTCGACCCTGCAATCGTTCTCGCCGAGCGCGCGTTTGCGCCGCTGGCACCCTTGCTTGCGCTGCAACACACCCTTGTTCTGAGAAAGAGCTGAGAGGTGTCACATCAGCACGTCGCGTCCGGCGCGGCTCGCGAAGCCCGGTTGTTCGCGCGCTACCTCCTCGATCGCGATCCAGCGCCGGAGCTGATCGAGCGATACGTCGAGGCGTGCGCGCGGCTGTTTACCGATTCGCCGAGCGCGCGCGATGCTGCGCTGATGGATTTCGCGTACAGGCATTCCGGCGCCCTGCCGTACCTCGACGCGGCGGCGGGTTTTCTTCGGCCCGGATCGCTGTTGCGACGGAAGCTCCTGCTGATGGCGGCGATCCTCGAGGCGTCACCGCACTACGCGGGTGAATTCCTCGAAGCACCGCCCGGACGCGCGCGGACGCTGCTGCTTCTCATCTGGTACGGATTGTCGGCGGGTCTCAAGTTCGCCATCGGCGCGCTGGTGCTCGTAGCGATTCCTGTCAGGCGCGGCCGGCCCGCGTGATAGACGTCATCGTCGTCGGATCCGGGCCCGGTGGCGCCAACGCTGCAGTTCCGCTGGTCGAAGCCGGTCTCAACGTCGTGCTCCTCGACGTCGGCGCAGACGACACACGATACACGCCGCTGATCCCCGCCGAGTCCTTTCGGACGATCCGTGAGATCGACGACCAGCAGCACCGTTACTTCCTGGGTGATGATTTCGAGGGTATCCCATTCGGGAAGCTCGGCCTCGGCGCGCAGCTCACTCCACCCCGCCGGTACGTCTTCACCAGTGCAGCGTCCCGAATGCCGACCGAGTCCTCGACCTTTCAGTTGTCGGAAAGTCTCGCGCTCAGTGGGCTGGGCGCGGCGTGGGGCGCAGGAGTGTTTCCCTTTTCCGAGAAGGAGCTCTCCGGCTGGTCTATCAGCCGCGCAGATCTCGACCCGCACTACCGGGCCGTGGCTGAGCGCATCGGTACTACTGCCGGACGTGGTGACGATCTCGAACAGCTGCTCGGCGGATTCTCGACGATGCCGCCGATCGAGATAGATACCAACGCCGAAGCGGTGCTCCATCGCTATTCGTCGCGACGCGACACGTTCGCGCGAGAGGGGTTCTTTCTGGGGCGCACTCCTCTCGCAATCTGCACGGAGGCGCTTCACGGACGCGGGCCGCACAAATACCTGGACATGGATTTCTGGGCGGACACAGACCGCAGCGTGTACCGTCCGCGATTCACCATCGAGGAGCTTCGCCCGCGCCCCAATTTCTCCTATGAAGGACAGCGATTCGTGCAATCGTTCACGGAAAGCGCAGAGGGAGTGGAGGTTACGGCGGACAACACGGAGTCGGGCGCGCGACAGACCTATCGTGCACGCGCGCTCGTTCTGGCCGGAGGGACGACGAGCAGCGCACGCATTGTTCTCCGATCTCTCGGCCGCTACACGCAACCGCTGCCACTCCTCTGCAATCCGTACACGTACGTGCCCGCGGTGAACCTGAGGATGATCGGGCGGCCGGCGCGGGACCGCCGGCATAGTCTCGCGCAGCTCACCGGATTGTACGCGCCTCCGGGGCGAGAGCACGGAATGGTGGTCACGCAGATGTATTCCTATCGCTCTTTGATGACTTTCAAGCTGCTCAAGGAAGCGCCGATCGCCTACCGCGAGGCGCTCAGGGTGATGCAGCTGCTGACCAGTGCCTTCGCGATTCTCGGAATCAATCACGAGGACACTCCGAGCGTCTCGAGAAACTGCCGCCTCGAGCGCGGAGCTGACGGGAGCGATCGGCTCGTGGTTAGTTACCAGCTTTCGACT encodes the following:
- a CDS encoding GMC oxidoreductase, which encodes MIDVIVVGSGPGGANAAVPLVEAGLNVVLLDVGADDTRYTPLIPAESFRTIREIDDQQHRYFLGDDFEGIPFGKLGLGAQLTPPRRYVFTSAASRMPTESSTFQLSESLALSGLGAAWGAGVFPFSEKELSGWSISRADLDPHYRAVAERIGTTAGRGDDLEQLLGGFSTMPPIEIDTNAEAVLHRYSSRRDTFAREGFFLGRTPLAICTEALHGRGPHKYLDMDFWADTDRSVYRPRFTIEELRPRPNFSYEGQRFVQSFTESAEGVEVTADNTESGARQTYRARALVLAGGTTSSARIVLRSLGRYTQPLPLLCNPYTYVPAVNLRMIGRPARDRRHSLAQLTGLYAPPGREHGMVVTQMYSYRSLMTFKLLKEAPIAYREALRVMQLLTSAFAILGINHEDTPSVSRNCRLERGADGSDRLVVSYQLSTEEESRHARDEAHVIRFFRRLGCWPIKAIRPGHGSSIHYAGTFPMAADGGELTCNAECRLRATRAVYVADGSPFPYLPAKGLTFTIMANANRVGSLLAEKLASSGVA